One genomic window of Meles meles chromosome 15, mMelMel3.1 paternal haplotype, whole genome shotgun sequence includes the following:
- the TMSB10 gene encoding thymosin beta-10, producing MADKPDMGEIASFDKAKLKKTETQEKNTLPTKETIEQEKRSEIS from the exons ATGGCAGACAAGCCGGACATGGGGGAAATCGCCAGCTTCGATAAGGCCAAGCTGAAGAAAACGGAGACGCAGGAGAAGAACACCCTGCCGACCAAAGAGA CCATTGAGCAGGAGAAGCGGAGTGAAATTTCCTAA